Part of the Thiohalophilus sp. genome is shown below.
CGAGACCCTCGAACAGCATGATCTGCCGATGGAGATTGCCCTGTTGCCCATCGTCGAAAGTGCGTTCCAACCCTTTGCCTACTCCCATGGACGCGCCTCGGGCATCTGGCAGTTTATTCCGGCCACCGGACGTCTTTATGGTCTGGAACAGAACTGGTGGTATGACGGACGCCGCGACATCTATGCCTCGACCCAGGCGGCGGCAAAATTTTTAAAACGCATGAACGACTATTATGATGGCGACTGGATGCACGCGCTGGCCTCTTATAACTCCGGTCTCGGCAATGTGAATCGCGCCATTCGCCGCAACCAGACGCGCAACCGGTCGACCGACTTTTTCGCCCTGAACCTGCCGCGTGAAACTGAAGCCTATGTACCCAAACTGCTGGCGCTGAAAAAACTGATCGCCGATCCGCAAGCATATGACATCGAGATCGACGCCATCCCGAACCGGCCCTACTTTGCCCGAGTCGAACTGGAAGGCCAGATCGATCTGGCCAGGGCAGCCGAAATGGCGGGCGTGGAACTGGATGAGCTGTATCGGCTCAATCCCGGTTTCAATCGCTGGGCAACCGCTCCCGACGGCCCCCACTATCTGCTGCTGCCCGTCGATCGGACTGAAACATTCCAGAGTGCGCTGGCAAAATTACCCGCCGACCAGATGGTCACCTGGCAACGCCACCGGATTCGCCAGGGGGAAACCCTCAGCAGCATCGCCGTCAAATACAATACCAGTATCCGGACCCTTAAACGGATCAACCAGCTGCGCGGCGATCTGCTCCGGGTCGGACAGAGCCTGATGATTCCGGTCGCCAGTCAGCAACCGGAAAGTTATCGTCTCAGCCAGTCCCAGCGCACCCAACGCCTGCAGAACCGCCCGCGACAGGGCAACAAGATTACGCACGTGGTCCGGCCCGGCGATACTTTCTGGGCACTGGCCCAACGCCACGGGGTCAGCGTCCGCGCCCTGGCCGGCTGGAACGCCATGGCCCCCGGCGATCCGCTCAAACCGGGCCAAAGTCTGATCATCTGGTCACGCAGTAGCGAACAGCTTTCCGCCCTTAACAACGGTTACCTCACCGCCCCGCAACAACGCAGCCTGACCAAACGGATCGGCTACCGGGTGCGCAAAGGGGACTCACTGGCGCGCATTTCGCAAAAATTCCGGGTCAGCATCGGCCAGTTGCGCAAATGGAACAACCTGCCGGTCGGCAAATACCTGCAGCCGGGGCAACGGCTGACGTTGTATGTCGATGTCATGCAGACATCGAGCTAGTCTTTTTTCTCCAGTATCCAATTTTAACGCGGAGTTCGCAAAGGCGCTGAGCTGCGGAGAAATTAGTAAACTATGAAACCTCTGCGTTATTTACAGTAGCCATAAAGAAGAGGGATATTCAACGAGCGTGACCCCCCACTCAATCACCGTACAGGTGACACCTCACCTCCCTCTCCCCTTCCATTGTTGTCACGCCGGGATAGGCCTGCCTGCAAATAGCCATGGCCTGCGGGCAGCGGGGATGGAAGTGGCAGCCCGCCGGCGGATTGATGGGCGAAGGCAGTTCCCCTTCCAGTTTGATCACCTCCCGGCCGGTCTGTTTTTCAATCATCGGCACGGCCGAGAGCAGGGCCTGCGTGTAGGGGTGTCTGGGATCGCTCATGATCTGTTCCACCGGCCCGCGTTCGATAATCCGGCCCAGATACATCACCGCAATATCATCGGCCAGGTATTCGACCACCGACAGGTTATGGGTGATGAACAGATAACTGAGTGCGTAATCCTGTTGAAGTTGCTTAAGCAGATTCAGCATCTGGGCCTGCACCGACACATCCAGTGCACTGGTCGGTTCATCGCAGACAATTACATCCGGCTCCAGTGCCAGTGCCCGGGCAATACAGATACGTTGACGCTGTCCACCGGAGAACTCGTGGGGATAACGGTGACGCGCCTCGGCTGACAGGCCAACCTGTGCGAGCAACTGTGCGATTCGTTGCTGCCGGTTGTACTCATTCGGCTCGATGTTCTGGGTCACCATGCCCTCTTCGATGATGTTGCCGACCATCATCCGCGGATTCATGGAAGCAAACGGATCCTGGAAAATAATCTGCAGGTGCTTGCGCATGCGTCGCAGGCTCTCGCCACGCAATGTGGTCAGCTCCTGCCCCAGATAGTTGACCCGACCGGCGGTCGGTTCAATCAATTGCAACAAGGCTTTGCCCACCGTGGTCTTACCGCAGCCTGATTCGCCAACCAGTGCCGTAGTACGTCCCTGGTACAGAGTCAGGTCAATCCCGTCGACGGCATACACCCGACCGACAATGCGCTTGAACAGGCCTTTGCGGATGGGAAAATGGACTTTCAGATCCCGCGCCTGCAACACGATCGCTGCAGCTTGTTGATCGCGTTCACCCGCATCCCTGGCCGGTTGCGCGGGCGTGACTTGCGGTACGAAATCCACCCTGGGATCATAGCGATGGCAACGCACGCCGCGTTCCCCGGCTTCATCCAGTACTGTCCATGCCGGACGGCGTTCGCGACACAGCGGCCATGCCTCCTCGCAACGATCGGCGAAGCGGCACCCGTTGAACTCGCGATCCAGCGCCGGGACGGTACCGCTGATCACTTCCAGTTTTTGCCGACGCTTGCCCCGCCCCGGGAGTGCGGCAAACAATTTGCGGGTATAGGGGTGGCGGGGTTCGGCAAAAAACTGTTCACGAGGGCCCTGCTCGACGATCTGCCCGGCATACATGACCGCCACCTTGTCCGCGCGATCCGCGACCACAGCCAGATCATGGGTGATCAACAGCATTGCCATATGGTGCTGTTGCTGTAATGAACGCAATAGATCCAACACCTGGGCCTGAATGGTGACATCCAGCGCGGTGGTCGGCTCATCGGCAATCAGCAATTCCGGCTCGGCAGCCAGCGCCATGGCAATCATGATGCGCTGTTTCATCCCGCCGGAAAGCTGATGTGGATAGTCCTGCTGGCGCTTGCGCGGATCGGGAATTCCCACCTGATGCAACAACGCCTCCACCCGTTGGCTCAAGGCCTCACC
Proteins encoded:
- a CDS encoding LysM peptidoglycan-binding domain-containing protein; this encodes MRNELVVAQLSEEADTPQDLWERIRAGFSLPDVDHTRIEQQLRWYARHPEYMQRVVQRARPYLYYIVETLEQHDLPMEIALLPIVESAFQPFAYSHGRASGIWQFIPATGRLYGLEQNWWYDGRRDIYASTQAAAKFLKRMNDYYDGDWMHALASYNSGLGNVNRAIRRNQTRNRSTDFFALNLPRETEAYVPKLLALKKLIADPQAYDIEIDAIPNRPYFARVELEGQIDLARAAEMAGVELDELYRLNPGFNRWATAPDGPHYLLLPVDRTETFQSALAKLPADQMVTWQRHRIRQGETLSSIAVKYNTSIRTLKRINQLRGDLLRVGQSLMIPVASQQPESYRLSQSQRTQRLQNRPRQGNKITHVVRPGDTFWALAQRHGVSVRALAGWNAMAPGDPLKPGQSLIIWSRSSEQLSALNNGYLTAPQQRSLTKRIGYRVRKGDSLARISQKFRVSIGQLRKWNNLPVGKYLQPGQRLTLYVDVMQTSS
- a CDS encoding ABC transporter ATP-binding protein; translation: MAGDNDKTLLKVTDLKTWFSDGERTVRAVDGVSFTIRRGETCAILGESGCGKSITALSLMQLVPAGGRIVSGEVAFHGRDLLQYSERQMRTVRGNRIAMIFQEPMTSLNPVLTTGEQIAEVLQQHVGLKGEALSQRVEALLHQVGIPDPRKRQQDYPHQLSGGMKQRIMIAMALAAEPELLIADEPTTALDVTIQAQVLDLLRSLQQQHHMAMLLITHDLAVVADRADKVAVMYAGQIVEQGPREQFFAEPRHPYTRKLFAALPGRGKRRQKLEVISGTVPALDREFNGCRFADRCEEAWPLCRERRPAWTVLDEAGERGVRCHRYDPRVDFVPQVTPAQPARDAGERDQQAAAIVLQARDLKVHFPIRKGLFKRIVGRVYAVDGIDLTLYQGRTTALVGESGCGKTTVGKALLQLIEPTAGRVNYLGQELTTLRGESLRRMRKHLQIIFQDPFASMNPRMMVGNIIEEGMVTQNIEPNEYNRQQRIAQLLAQVGLSAEARHRYPHEFSGGQRQRICIARALALEPDVIVCDEPTSALDVSVQAQMLNLLKQLQQDYALSYLFITHNLSVVEYLADDIAVMYLGRIIERGPVEQIMSDPRHPYTQALLSAVPMIEKQTGREVIKLEGELPSPINPPAGCHFHPRCPQAMAICRQAYPGVTTMEGEREVRCHLYGD